Proteins encoded together in one Monomorium pharaonis isolate MP-MQ-018 chromosome 8, ASM1337386v2, whole genome shotgun sequence window:
- the LOC105834883 gene encoding uncharacterized protein LOC105834883: MSQPEQGGSAQCEKDMSTSKSSSMLRLNQEGRRGSADWQDQVDTDSEVSETDFLTKGAFLLTPSHELSMEKAATICEKMNFRGAFSLTKTATGILFKFSNIEDFQAVYKKGFHKVTGARFYKKIAIPCRPAKIFTVYVLDVPEELPEDDIRHALYKYRSIVEVTRLPLNTGTVLKAINDKLKSDAQNLNEPPTIYTGPPVIRVTLASVEETSMLLSRGLDFYGATYFPTETPHPAAQPLAKYKNNRWIELASIGAGQRVRDLLPVFDNAGFNKLPPPASRVIKPQRN, from the exons ATGTCGCAGCCGGAACAGGGCGGCAGTGCGCAGTGCGAGAAAGACATGTCGACGTCCAAGAGTAGCTCGATGTTGCGCCTGAATCAGGAGGGCCGACGGGGTTCCGCCGACTGGCAGGACCAGGTCGACACCGACTCGGAGGTCAGCGAGACCGACTTCCTAACCAAGGGTGCATTCCTGCTCACCCCGAGTCACGAGCTGAGCATGGAGAAGGCCGCCACCATCTGCGAGAAGATGAACTTCCG AGGTGCATTTTCTTTGACGAAGACCGCCACCGGGATTCTCTTCAAGTTCAGCAACATCGAGGACTTTCAGGCGGTGTATAAAAAAGGCTTTCACAAAGTAACGGGCGCTCGTTTCTACAAAAAG ATTGCTATACCATGTAGACCGGCGAAGATCTTCACGGTCTACGTTCTAGATGTGCCCGAAGAGCTGCCGGAGGACGATATTAGACACGCTCTCTACAAATATCGATCTATCGTCGAAGTAACCAGGCTACCCCTGAATACGGGAACTGTTT TGAAGGCCATCAATGACAAGCTAAAGAGCGACGCGCAGAATCTGAACGAGCCGCCGACGATTTATACGGGGCCACCCGTTATAAGGGTTACCCTGGCCAGCGTGGAGGAGACCTCGATGCTGCTGAGCCGTGGTTTGGATTTTTATGGGGCCACATATTTCCCCACCGAAACGCCTCATCCAGCCGCTCAACCCCtcgcaaaatacaaaaacaacaG ATGGATCGAGCTGGCGTCGATCGGCGCGGGACAAAGAGTGAGGGACCTACTTCCGGTCTTTGACAACGCGGGCTTCAACAAATTGCCACCTCCGGCGAGCCGTGTAATAAAACCGCAAAGAAACTGA